The Lysobacter enzymogenes DNA segment TCCACTGCGACGAACTCGGGCGCTGCGAAGGATCGTCGCCGAAGGCGCGGTCGAACAGGTCGCGCAACTCGCGCGGCATCAGCGCGTGGCCGCTGACCGGGTTCGGCGCCATCATCGGATTGCCGCGCTGGGAATAGGCGTAGCAACGCTCGCGGATGCGCCCGGGCACGTCGGTCGGCACCCGGTCGTAGGCGGGCCGGCCGCTGTAGGGATGGATGCCGAAGTTCAGCAGTTGGAAGATCACCACCGCCAGGGCGAAGCGGTCCTGGGTTTCTTCGCCGGCTTCGTCGAGCGCGCGGATCTGGTATTCCGGCGCCAGGTAGTCGGGCGTGTACTGCGGCGCGTGGAAGCGGCGGCCGCGGCCCTGGATGCTGAAACCGTCGCAGTCCAGCAGCGCGATGTACAGCGAAGCGCGATAGAAGCGCAGGTTGACCGGCTTGAGGTCGACCACGTAATGGTGCTGCGCGTGCAGCGCCGCGAGCACCGAGGCCAGGTTCGCCGCCAGGGTGACCTTGTGGCCGAGCCCGACCGGCAGCCCGGCCGCGCGCGCCTGGCGCTCCTGCAGGATCTGCTCGAGCTCGGAAGTGGCATCCACGTCCAGCGCCGGCATCGCGAAGCCGACGAAGCGCCCCTGCGCGTCGCGCACGGTCGCGTCGGGCCAGGCGATCTGCACGTAGCGCTTGCCGTCCTCGTATTGGTCGGGCAGCTTCGGCCGCAGCTGCAGCATCGCCTCGATCCGGTCGGTGTAGCTCGGCGGATCGACCCGCGCGTGGTAGATCTTGGCCACGCTGCGCGGATCGTCGCCGAGCAGGTAGACGCTGCCGGCGCCGCCGCTCTTGATCAGCGGCCCCAGGCGCGTGGCGCGCGAGCCGATGTGGATGGGACTGCCGGTGGTGAGGCTGCTCATCGCCGGCGTTCTCAGCCCCGCAGCGCGATCAGCAGGGTCTTGTCGTCGGAGGTGATGCCGTGCGTGCGCGGATCGGCCAGGGTGCCGTGCAGCGCGCGGCTGCCGGTGTCCTCGTCCACCGAAGCCAGGTAGCGCGACACCGGATCGATGAACGGCGCATACAGCGCGGCGTTGCCGCGCGCCATCGCGAACGGCATCGCGCCGTCGGACATCAGCGCCAGGCGCGCGGTCGGCGCCGGCACCCGCAGCACGCGCAACTGCTCGCGCCAGCCTTCGCCGGTCACGAACCAGGTCTCGTTGGCGTACTCGCCGTTGGCCGGCAGCGACACCACCGGCGCCGCGGCGTCCGCGTCGACGGCTTCGGCCACGCCGATGCCGTCGCCGATGTGCAGGAACCAGCCGCTGTGCGCGTCGCCGGCGTAACCGACCACGGTCGCGGCATAGTCGCCGAGCGCGCGGCCGTCGGCGTCGGCGCGCTCGACCAGCGCCGCGCGCGCCTGCGCCACCGCTTCGGCGGCGGCCGCGGCGAAGTCCTCGCGCGGCCCCGCCAGCAGTTCCGGTTCGCGCGCCAGCCGCTCGCCCAGCGCGCGCGCCAGGCCGTCGGCGATCAGCCGCGCGCCGACGTCGCTGCGCGCGGCCGAGCCGGCGCCGTCGCAGACCACCGCGGCCAACAATTCGCCCTCGACGTGGAAGGCGCACGCGTCCTGGCAGGGAATGCCCTTGTCCAGGTGCGAGGTGCCGACCGCCGATGCGGCATAGATCCGCCAGCCCATGCGCGCCCCGCTCAGGTCGGAACCGAGGACCAGGTGTCGGTCGAAGGCAGCTGCGCGGCGCCGCCCGGACGCGACTGCGAGACCACCTGCATGCTCGCGCTGAGCCACAGGAACAGCTCGCGGAACTGCAGGCCCTGCAGGCGCTTGACCCCGCCCGGCCCCTTGCTGCTGAACTGGCTCATGATGCGCTCGTCGCCCTGCCCGACCGCGATCGGGAAGATCGCCACCTTGTTGGCGGTTTCCGCATCGCGCGCGCGCTGCGCCGAGGCTTCCCACGCGTCGGTCGGCGCGCCGTCGGACATCAGGAACAGCCACGGCCGGGTATAGGCCACGCCGGCGGCCTTGAAGCGCTGCTTCTCGTTTTCGATCTCGCTCAGCGCCAAGTCGATCGCGCGCCCGGTCGGGGTGGTGCCCGCCGCTTCCAGCACCGGCGCGGTGAAGTCCATCGCGTCGCACCAGTCGCCGGCCGGCTCGGCCTGGTCGAAGCCGCCGTAGCGCACCACCAGCACGCGCACCCGCTTGGCCGCGATCACGTCGCTCTTGAGTTCGTCCTCCAGCAGCTTCAGGCCTTCGTTCAACTGCTGCATCGGCGGGCCGGTCATGCTGCCCGAGCAGTCGAGCACCAGCACCAGCGGAGTGCGCTGTTCGGTGTTGTCGACCAGGGCGACGTCGGGGATGGCGGTCTCGTTCATGACATTCCCTTGCTTTGACTGAACCGGGAGTATGCCAGCGCGGGGCCGGACGGGCCATCGCGCACAACCGCGGCGCGAACGCCGCCACAGGTCGGCGCCGCGGTCCGCGAACCGTCACCGCACTGCCATACGCCCGCAGCACGCTGCCGAAGCGGTACTGCCCACCGCATCCCCCAGCCTCCGCTCTCGAGCGGGACCCACGCCCGGATCGCCATGACCGACCAACACGACACCTCGCGCCGCGGCTTCCTGCGCGGCGCCGCCGGCGCGACCGCCGCCGGCCTCGCCCTCAACCTGTTCCCGCCGTCGATCCAGAAAGCGCTGGCGATTCCCGCCGCGCGCGTCACCGGCACCCTGCACGACGTCCAGCACGTGGTGATCCTGATGCAGGAGAACCGCTCCTTCGACCATTACTTCGGCGCGATGCGCGGCGTGCGCGGTTTCGGCGACCGCTTCCCGATCCCGCTGCCCGGCGGCAAGCCGGTGTGGCGCCAGACCGACGCCAAGGGCCGCGAAATCCAGCCCTGGCACATCGATACCAAGACCACCAGCGCGCAGCGCATCGGCGGCACGCCGCACACCTGGCCCGACGCCCAGGCGGCCTGGAACAACGGCAAGATGGACCAGTGGCTGCCGGCCAAGACCGAGCGCTCGATGGGCCATTACCTGGAAGCCGACATTCCGTTCCAGTACGCGCTCGCCAACGCCTTCACCCTGTGCGACGCCTACCACTGCTCGCAGCTGACCGGCACCAATCCCAATCGCCTGTTCCTGTGGACCGGCACCAACAACCCGGCCGCCGACCGCGGCGGCCCGGCCATCGTCAACACCTTCGACGACTCCGGCCCGGCCGGCGAAGGCTATTTCTGGACCACCTATCCCGAGCGGCTGGAGCGCGCCGGGGTCAGCTGGAAGCTGTACCAGGACATGGACGACAACTTCTCCGACAACCCCTTGGAAGGCTTCCGCCAGTACCGCGCGGCCGCGCCGGGTTCGGCGCTGGCGGAGAAGGCGCTGAAGACCTGGACGCTGGAGGATCTGGCCGACGACGTGCGCAGCGGCAAGCTGCCGCAGGTGTCGTGGCTGGTCGCGCCGGCCAAGTATTCCGAGCACCCCGGCCCGTCGGCGCCGATCTGGGGCGCGGACTACACCGCGCGCGTGCTCGACGCGCTCACCGCCGATCCCGCGGTGTGGGCGCGCACCGTGCTGATCGTCAACTTCGACGAGAACGACGGCTTCTTCGACCACGTGCCGCCGCCGGCGCCGCCGGCGCTGGACGCGCAGCGCAAGCCGCTCGGCGGTTCCACCGTCGACCTGCGCGGCGAGCACCACTTCGCCCGCACCGGCCCCTCGCACGGCACCTCCGCCGATCCGGCGGTCTACTACGACCGTCCCTACGGCCTGGGCCCGCGCGTGCCGATGTACGCGATCTCGCCGTGGAGCCGCGGCGGCTGGATCAACTCGCAGGTGTTCGACCACACTTCGGTGATCCGCTTCCTGGAAAAGCGCTTCGGCGTGATCGAGCCGAACATCAGCCCGTGGCGGCGCGCGGTCTGCGGCGACCTCACCACCGCGTTCAACTTCGAGAACCCGAACAACGAACCGATCCCGACCCTGCCCTACACCGGCGATGCCGACCGCATCGTCGCCGAGCAGAGCAAACTGCCCGCGCCCAAGCCGCCGGCGACGCCGAGTGCGGCGCGGCAGGACGCCGGCATCAAGCCTTCGCGCGCGCTGCCGTACGACCTGCACGTCGGCGAGCGCTTCGACCGCGACGCGCGCTCGCTGCGCCTGAGCTTCGGCAACAGCGGCCGCGCCGCGGCGGTGTTCCACGTCTACGACCTGCTCGACCCCGACGCGGTGCCGCGCCGCTACACCATCGAACCCGGCCGCTCGCTCAACGGCGACTGGCCCTTGCGCAGCGGCGGCGAGCGCGCCTACGCGCTGCAAGTGTTCGGGCCGAACGGCTTCTACCGCGAATTCCGCGGTTCGCTGCACGGCGCCAACCCCAGCGCGACCACGATCCCCGACCTGCGCGTGCGCCATCGCAAGCTGGTGCTGGCCTTGCGCAACCCGGGCCGCAAGCCGCTGCGGCTGGAACTGGTCGACCAGTACGGCCTGTACGACCGGCGCCTGGAGCGGCTCGGCGCGGGCTCGCTGCGCTACCGGCCGATCCGGCTCGACGAGAGCTGCCAGTGGTACGACTTCGTACTGACCGACGCGAACGATCCGGAGTATTTCCGCCGCATCGCGGGGCGGGTGGAGACCGGCGCGCACGGGATCACCGACCCGGGGTTGCTGTGAGTTTTCGCTGAAATCGCCATAGGCCGCTATTGCAGCTGTTGCCGTTGTCATTGATGTTGTTGTTGCTATTCGCTCGGACGTAACTCCACGCGAAGCCCATGTCCCGCAGCCCCGGAGGGCGTGCGCATGGATGCGCACGCGCGCCATGGGACAGGATGTCCCTTATGGCGCGGCCCCGCGCCCCTTTCGAGCCCTAGTGGCTCTTGATCCGAAAAAGATAAGGCCTTTTCTTTGGTTACTTTCTTTGTGGCTTAAGACAAAGAAAGTGACCCGGCCGCTTGCGGACGGAAGCTCTGGATCTTCGCTTGTCGTCACGCGCACGCGCACGCACACGCACACGCAAAGACGAATCCCACCGCGGCACGCCCCTTGTAGGAGCGGCGCAAGCCGCGACCGCGCCACGGCAAACACAGTGAAAGTTTCACCTTGGTTGCGTTGCCGCGGTCGCGGCTCGCGCCGCTCCTACAGTCGGATACGCAACCCCTCGCCCGTCATTCCGGCGAAAGCCGGAACCCATTTTGATTTTGCTGCTGCTTTCGCCGTTATCGATGTTTCGCGCGACGACAAGCCACCATCCAAAGCTTTCGTCCGCAAGCGGCCGAGCTACTTTCTTTTGTCAGCGCGACAAAAGAAAGTAGTGGCGGAGTCAATGTCCAAGTGCATCACCCTGCGCCCGCGGGTTTTTGAGTTCCTCATAGAGCACCTCGACGGGCGAGCGCCTGCCCAGGCTACGGCGGGGGCGGTTGTTCATTTCCCACGCCACCTCTTTGAGGCGCTGCGCAGAATGCACCGACAGATCGGTGCCCTTGGGAAAGTATTGCCGCAACAAGCCGTTGGTGTTTTCGCAGGTTCCGCGTTGCCACGGGCTATGGGGGTCGGCGAAGTAGATCGCTAAACCAGTGCGTTCGCTCAACTGCCGATGCGATGCCATTTCCTTGCCCTGGTCGTAGGTCAAGGTCTTCTTCAAACTTTCCGGCACGCCTTCGAACGCCGAGCTGAAGGCCTCCAGCACCGTGTGCGCGGTCGCGTCGGCGAGCTTGACCAGCTTGACGTACAAGGTGCGGCGGCAGACCAATACCCCAATCGCCGAGCGGTTGTGCGCGCCCACGATCAGGTCGCCCTCCCAATGCCCCGGCATCAGGCGCTCATGCGCGGCCGGCGGCCGCAGGCGGATGTTGGGCAGATCCGGCAGATGGCCGCGGGCGTCGCTTCCCTGGCGCGTGCGGCGGCCGGACTTGCGCCCCTGCCGCAGCAGACGGGTCACCTGGCGGCGCAATTCGCCGCGCGGCATCGCATAAATCGCGGTATAGATCGTTTCGTGCGACACGCGCAGCCAGGGCCGGTCCGGGTACAGATCCCGCAGTTTGTCGGCAATCTGTTGCGGCGACCAGCACCGTTCCAGCCAATAGCGCACGCGTCGCCACAGCACGGTGTCGCGTCGCAGCTTGCGGCGCACCCGCGCCCGTCGCCGCAGTCGCTGGGCCCGCCGGCCCGCCCGGGTCGCATCGTAGCCAGGGTCGAAACGAGGGCGTCCGCGCAGCGGCGGCCCCGAATGGGACCGAAACCCATTACGGCGCAACTCGCGAGCAATTGTGCTTTGCGCCCGACCCAACGTCTGGGCGATTTGCCGTCCGCTCGCCCCTTGGGCGATCAAGACCATGATGGCCCCGCGCTCTTCTGCGCTCAGATGCGAATACTGCTGACCCATTCACAGTGCCTCACTGAGGTGATGCACTTGAGGTTAGAGACCAGCAGCCAAAGAAAAACGCTTGTTTAAGGTCACAAGCCACTAAGTCCAGCACCGGGCGCGGGGATGCGCCATAAGGGGCATCCATGCCCGATGGCGCACGCGCGCATCCATGCGCGCGCCCTCCGGGTCTGCGCAACAGGGGCCGCATGCAAGGTGGCGGCCAAGCAAAGGAAAAAGCAACGGCAAAGCAACGGCATCAGCAACACATGCCGCCGCCCTCGCTCAATCCAGCACCCGCCCCTTGCGCCAATACCCCATGAAACTGATCGCCGACTTCGCGAACCCGCGCTCGCCGACCAGATGCCGCCGGATCGCCATCACCGCTCCCGCCTCGCCGGCGATCCAGGCGTAGAAGCCCGAGGCGGTCGCCGCCGCCTGTTCCCACAGGATCTCGCGGTCCACATCGACCTCCGCCAACGCCTCGCCGCCCTCGCCCGCCTGCGCCGGCGTCAGCTGCGCCGCGCGGATCGCTTCGACCAGGCGCGCGCCGTAGTCGGCAGGCGGTTCGTCGCGCCGTTCGGCGCGCGGCAGCCAATGGATGCGCATGTCGCCCGGGCCGACCAGATCGACCACGTCGGCGCGCAGCGGCACTTCGATGTAGGCGCGCACTTTCGGCGGGCGCGGCTGCGCGGCCAGCGATTCGAGGATGCCGGCCACCGCCGGCAGCGCGGTCTCGTCGGCGATCAGCAGCACCTCGCGCACGTCCGCCGGCGGGCGCCATTCGACCCCGCCGCTGTCGTCCTGGCTGGCGTGCGGCGCCAGCAGCAGCACCCGGTCGCCGGGGCGCGCGCGCAGCGCCCAGCTCGAGGCCGGACCGCTGTCGCCGTGGGCGGCGAAGTCCACGTCCAGTTCGCTCGCGTCCGGCCGCAAGGCGCGGATGGTGTAGGTGCGCATCGGCGCGCGCTGGGCCTCGTGCTGGTCGCGGTAACGCGCGTACCAGTCCTCGCCGCGCGGCACGCTGAGCTCGCCGGCGGCGTTGGGGAAGAAGATCTTGATGCGTTGGTCCGGCCCGAAACTGCGCGCCTGCGCCAGCGACGGGCCGGCGAAGACGAAGCGCAGCATCGACGGGCTCAGTTCGATGCGCTCGCGCACCGAAACGTCGAACAGGTGGAAAGGAACGCGTTGCGCCATGGCGGTTGCTCCTGCATGAGCGAATGCACATGGCTGGGAGCGCGTGGCGCGGCCTGGCTGCCGGTGCGGCGCCGTGCGCGCCGCGGTGGCTACAGCTTAGTCCCCGAAGCCGGGCATGGGCTTGCCGGGCTTGGCCGGTGGCCGGTATCCGAATGCAGGAGCGTCGCAAGCCGCGACTGCGGGGTTGCCCGTTTGCGCCGTAAGCGACGGTTCGCGGTCGCGCCGCGCGCCGCTTTTGCAGAAAACGACCGCCACGGCAGCACGACCTGACGGCTACAACGAATCCTGCGGCTCGATCACCACCGCGTCCTCGGGCACGCGCGCCACGCGGTTGCGCGACACCCAGGCTTCCCAGCGCCAGAACAGCCACCCCACCGCGGTCAGGCCCGAGGCCGCCACCGCCAGGTGCAGCGCGCTGTCGCTCAGCAGCGGCGAGATCACCCCGGCCAGCAGCGCGTTGACCACCAGTCCGGCGAAGGCCTGCAGCGAGGACGCCGAGCCGCGCTGGTGCGGGTACATGTCGAGGATCGACAAGGTCACGATCGGGAACACCAGGGCGATGCCGAACGCGCCGATGCACATCGGCGCGACCGCCCACGGCACCCGCGGCGCGTCGGTCCACAGGTTGTAGCCCAGGTTCAAGGCGATGGCGAGCGCGCAGCAGGCGAAGCCGATGTCGACCAGGCGGTCGCCGCTGACCTTGCCGGCCGCGCGCCCGGACACGAACGAACCGGCGACCATGCCGCCGATGGTCGGCACGAAGAACCAGGCGAAGTCGCGCTCGCCGAGCTTGAGGATGTCGAGCACGAACGCCGGCGCCGAGGCGATGTACAGGAACAGCGCGCCGAAGTTGAACGCGCCGACCGCGGTCAGGCGCTGGAAGCGCGGGTTGAGGAAGATCGCCACGTAGTCGCGCATCAGGCGCTTGGGCTTGAGCGCCAAGCGCGCCTGCGGCGGGTGGGTTTCCGGCAGCAGCAGCGCCACCGCCGCCCACAGCGCCACCGAGAACGCGACCAGGAACCAGAAGATCGCCGGCCAGTGCGACCAGCCCAGGATCCAGCCGCCGATCACCGGCGCGATCGCCGGGGCGATGCCGAAGATCATCATCACCTGGCTCATCAACCGCTGCGCGTCGTCGCCGTGCAGCAGGTCGCGGATGACGGCGCGGCCGACGATCAGGCCAACACCCGCCGACAGCCCTTGTACCGCGCGAAAGAAAAGCAAAGTAGGCAGATCCGTGGCCAACGCGCACGCAGCCGAAGCCAACGTAAAGACCGCCAACCCACCCAAAATCACCTTCCGCCGCCCGATCGCATCCGACAGCGGCCCATGCACGATGCTCATCAACGCATAAGCCACCAGGTACACGCTGATGGTCTGCTGCATCTGCAGCTTGTCCGCGCCCAGTTGCGCGCCCATCGCCGGAAACGCCGGGAAGATGGTGTCGATCGAGAACGGCCCGAACATCGCCAGCCCGCCCAGCAGCAGGGCCAGGCGGCGGATCGGGATCGGCGTTTTGGCGGCGTCCGCGCTCATGCGGCCGCGCTCGGGCAGGTCGGGCTCTGGCCAGCCGGGCTCATCGGGTCTGCGCTCATCGGGTCCGCGCTCATCGAATCTGCGCTCATCGCCCCGCGCTCAGGCCGCGACCGGGGCGTCGGGCGGGCCCTTCAGCTCGACCATGTTGCCTTCCGGGTCGTACAGGTACTGCGAGGGACCCTCGCCCTCGGCACCGTAGCGCGAGCCGAACTCGCCGATGCGCGCGCCGTGGGCGGCGAGGTGCGCCGCGATGGCCTCGCGGTCGAACGGTTCGGCGCGCAGGCACAGGTGGTCCATGTTGCGGCCCTGCTCGCCCGGCGCGGCGCCGCCGAGGCGGCCGATCTTGCCCTCGACGTCGACCAGGTCGATCAACGAATCGCCGGCGCGCAACTGGACCAGGCCGATCTCGTCCTGGCGCCGCTCCACGCTGCAGCCGAGCACCTCGCAGTAGAACGCCACCATCGCCGCGGTGTCGCGCACGCGCAGCACCACGTGGTCGAGTTGCAGCAGGCGGAACGGTCGCGCGGCCATGGCCGGGCCTCATCGCATGAATGGGGGCCGACAGCATACTCCCGCGCGGTGCCGCTGATCGGCTCCGGGCTTGTTTCGATCTGTCCGCAAGCCCCTGTAGGAGCGGCGCAAGCCGC contains these protein-coding regions:
- a CDS encoding PP2C family serine/threonine-protein phosphatase — its product is MGWRIYAASAVGTSHLDKGIPCQDACAFHVEGELLAAVVCDGAGSAARSDVGARLIADGLARALGERLAREPELLAGPREDFAAAAAEAVAQARAALVERADADGRALGDYAATVVGYAGDAHSGWFLHIGDGIGVAEAVDADAAAPVVSLPANGEYANETWFVTGEGWREQLRVLRVPAPTARLALMSDGAMPFAMARGNAALYAPFIDPVSRYLASVDEDTGSRALHGTLADPRTHGITSDDKTLLIALRG
- a CDS encoding vWA domain-containing protein, translated to MNETAIPDVALVDNTEQRTPLVLVLDCSGSMTGPPMQQLNEGLKLLEDELKSDVIAAKRVRVLVVRYGGFDQAEPAGDWCDAMDFTAPVLEAAGTTPTGRAIDLALSEIENEKQRFKAAGVAYTRPWLFLMSDGAPTDAWEASAQRARDAETANKVAIFPIAVGQGDERIMSQFSSKGPGGVKRLQGLQFRELFLWLSASMQVVSQSRPGGAAQLPSTDTWSSVPT
- a CDS encoding phosphocholine-specific phospholipase C; its protein translation is MTDQHDTSRRGFLRGAAGATAAGLALNLFPPSIQKALAIPAARVTGTLHDVQHVVILMQENRSFDHYFGAMRGVRGFGDRFPIPLPGGKPVWRQTDAKGREIQPWHIDTKTTSAQRIGGTPHTWPDAQAAWNNGKMDQWLPAKTERSMGHYLEADIPFQYALANAFTLCDAYHCSQLTGTNPNRLFLWTGTNNPAADRGGPAIVNTFDDSGPAGEGYFWTTYPERLERAGVSWKLYQDMDDNFSDNPLEGFRQYRAAAPGSALAEKALKTWTLEDLADDVRSGKLPQVSWLVAPAKYSEHPGPSAPIWGADYTARVLDALTADPAVWARTVLIVNFDENDGFFDHVPPPAPPALDAQRKPLGGSTVDLRGEHHFARTGPSHGTSADPAVYYDRPYGLGPRVPMYAISPWSRGGWINSQVFDHTSVIRFLEKRFGVIEPNISPWRRAVCGDLTTAFNFENPNNEPIPTLPYTGDADRIVAEQSKLPAPKPPATPSAARQDAGIKPSRALPYDLHVGERFDRDARSLRLSFGNSGRAAAVFHVYDLLDPDAVPRRYTIEPGRSLNGDWPLRSGGERAYALQVFGPNGFYREFRGSLHGANPSATTIPDLRVRHRKLVLALRNPGRKPLRLELVDQYGLYDRRLERLGAGSLRYRPIRLDESCQWYDFVLTDANDPEYFRRIAGRVETGAHGITDPGLL
- a CDS encoding IS30 family transposase, coding for MGQQYSHLSAEERGAIMVLIAQGASGRQIAQTLGRAQSTIARELRRNGFRSHSGPPLRGRPRFDPGYDATRAGRRAQRLRRRARVRRKLRRDTVLWRRVRYWLERCWSPQQIADKLRDLYPDRPWLRVSHETIYTAIYAMPRGELRRQVTRLLRQGRKSGRRTRQGSDARGHLPDLPNIRLRPPAAHERLMPGHWEGDLIVGAHNRSAIGVLVCRRTLYVKLVKLADATAHTVLEAFSSAFEGVPESLKKTLTYDQGKEMASHRQLSERTGLAIYFADPHSPWQRGTCENTNGLLRQYFPKGTDLSVHSAQRLKEVAWEMNNRPRRSLGRRSPVEVLYEELKNPRAQGDALGH
- a CDS encoding siderophore-interacting protein → MAQRVPFHLFDVSVRERIELSPSMLRFVFAGPSLAQARSFGPDQRIKIFFPNAAGELSVPRGEDWYARYRDQHEAQRAPMRTYTIRALRPDASELDVDFAAHGDSGPASSWALRARPGDRVLLLAPHASQDDSGGVEWRPPADVREVLLIADETALPAVAGILESLAAQPRPPKVRAYIEVPLRADVVDLVGPGDMRIHWLPRAERRDEPPADYGARLVEAIRAAQLTPAQAGEGGEALAEVDVDREILWEQAAATASGFYAWIAGEAGAVMAIRRHLVGERGFAKSAISFMGYWRKGRVLD
- a CDS encoding multidrug effflux MFS transporter; this translates as MSADAAKTPIPIRRLALLLGGLAMFGPFSIDTIFPAFPAMGAQLGADKLQMQQTISVYLVAYALMSIVHGPLSDAIGRRKVILGGLAVFTLASAACALATDLPTLLFFRAVQGLSAGVGLIVGRAVIRDLLHGDDAQRLMSQVMMIFGIAPAIAPVIGGWILGWSHWPAIFWFLVAFSVALWAAVALLLPETHPPQARLALKPKRLMRDYVAIFLNPRFQRLTAVGAFNFGALFLYIASAPAFVLDILKLGERDFAWFFVPTIGGMVAGSFVSGRAAGKVSGDRLVDIGFACCALAIALNLGYNLWTDAPRVPWAVAPMCIGAFGIALVFPIVTLSILDMYPHQRGSASSLQAFAGLVVNALLAGVISPLLSDSALHLAVAASGLTAVGWLFWRWEAWVSRNRVARVPEDAVVIEPQDSL
- a CDS encoding VOC family protein; translation: MAARPFRLLQLDHVVLRVRDTAAMVAFYCEVLGCSVERRQDEIGLVQLRAGDSLIDLVDVEGKIGRLGGAAPGEQGRNMDHLCLRAEPFDREAIAAHLAAHGARIGEFGSRYGAEGEGPSQYLYDPEGNMVELKGPPDAPVAA